Below is a genomic region from Zea mays cultivar B73 chromosome 9, Zm-B73-REFERENCE-NAM-5.0, whole genome shotgun sequence.
ggcgacACTAGTGaaccgaggtattgagtgattcctTATttccttggctcaaagatcaagccatgtcttgatagaggagtaaGTGAGAACTtggagtccacctcaacgtggattaggggtgattgaCAAATCACTGATACCACGAGAAAATTTTCGATgtctctttcttcttcttatttgTTTAAATTGCAAGGACCTAGTGATTATCATTCATTTTTAACTTTGATATCGTTAGTTTCCCATTAGTTGCATCCTTCTACTAGCTAGAGAATTTATATCTTTTgtcgtattgattaaatttctctagtgtctttgattttagtcaaccgtctattcaccccatcTAGccagtgtcctagatcctacaaagtGAACCATATATTGATTGCAAATGGGTAACAATTGTACATTACAACTATAAGGTAGATTGCAAAGGTCCTATAGCCAATAGTTGGCTATACTATTAAACTTGCTCTAAATGGATACACAGTGCCACTGGAAGGGTGTACGGAAACAGTCGCATGTTCATTGGCAATTATTAAACTTGCTCTAAATGGATACACCGGCCTGTTGGAAGGGTGTACGGAAACGGTCGCGTGTTCGTTGGTAATCTATCGGACGACTACGAATTCAAGGGCTACGTGGCGCTATAATAGCTAGTAATTAGCATAACATAGGTTGGTTAGCCTCTGAGCCCTGGCTCCAACAGGACAACTAAAGGACATCCAAAGCTAAACTAGATGTTATATAGGTACGGTAGTGTTTATCCAACAGGACAGGTAAAAAGAACAATCATTTTGGATGAGGTGAGAAAGGAAAGCTAAAATGAATGGTATAGAAAGGGGGCAACCATTTTAATATGTGTCTCAATGACAGAGTAACTCCACCATTCACCACCGACCCGATACTAGATGGTAAAATGATTTTTTGTTGAATACACTAAATTTATATGACTAGCTAAACTACCTGTAACAACCATAACAATTTAATGTATGCACTCAGTTTTTAAGAAACTAGTTTATAAAAATTGAACTGGTTCTAAATAAACTAGTTTATATCTTAGTTTATAGAAACTGGATTCCCCGTTTCTTAAAAACTAAGAAGTTAGCCTATTCTAGATAAAAAATAAAAACTGGTTTAATTTTCAAACATGACTATAACAAGCAAAATACATGAATGGCTAAAATGACTTCGTGTTGGAGTCAGGCCAtatttggtttctttagtctagggactaaagtttagttagaggactaaagtttagtccctaacatgtttggttttagaggctaaaaatagtaagaatatactaaatgactcataagaagactaaaatgacctttaacattctcctgctattagtacaattgaactaaatgaggggtaaatgtggaattaatatggtttagtcctttttagcacatatgtgaaggactaaggccatgtttggtttctttagtctagggactaaagtttagtctctaacatgtttggttctaggggctaaaaatagtaaaaatatactaaatgactcataagaagactaaaatgacctttaacattctcctgctattagtacaattgaactaaacaaagggtaaatgtggaattaatatggtttagtcccttttagcacatatgtgaaggactaaagactaaatcattttagttcATATTTTAATCCTAGTGTTTGACTAAAAagggactaaatgagactaaaaactagagactaatctttagtccctctaaccaaacaccccctaaagactaaatcattttagtctatattttagtcctagtgtttaaCTAAAAAAGACTAAATAGGACTAAAAACTACAGACTAATCTTTAATCCCTCTAACCAACACCCATTGAGGGGACTAAAGATTAGGTACTAAAAGTTATTTTTAGACTGACTCCAGTCTGAGTGAGCGAAGAGCCACAGAGAGGAGAGAGCACACCATCCGATCACGCCTTTCTCCGTCTTCCTTTGGTCGGTGGGGTCGACTCcgcctcctcacccgcaaaacccCTCGTGTTCGCGAGACGATCAGACGAGGCGGTCAGGGAGGGGGAGGTAGAATAGGGTTTCGGCagggccgtgccgggccgcctCCTGCTGACCTTCCTCCTCCAGCGCCGTGCAAGCACTCCCGTCCCTGCCAAGCCCTAGCTAGGGTAGCTGGTGCAGCGGATTCCAGGACCCACAAATCTCTTCTTCTCAACCCATTGCCGGTGGAGCGTGGCTGGTAAGTAATCCATGCTTCTCTTTCGTTTTCCTTCCGCTCCCCTGCTCTTCCTCAGACTACCCTGCTACTTACACAGATTTCTTTCTGACGACTGATCGCGCGCTCGCAGAGGTAGTGGCCTCGGGTTGTTGGGGTTCGGGCTCGCCGGCGATTTTGGGGGACGAGTTCGCTGCCGGTGCCGCGGGCGGGGGCGTGATTCGCACCTCGGAGGAACAAACGGTTGAACTGACCCAGGTGTTgatctgctgctgctactactgatCCATGGCTAATACCCGGTCAGGAGGAGGAGGAGATGCCCCTCCCCCCCCTTCTTCTCCTCCAGCTGCTGCTTCTGCAACTGCCACAAGGAAGCTTGCCGATGGAAGGGAGACCAGGAACACCGCAGCTGCCAGTGCTCACACACCAAACCTCAGGAGGTCCACTCGAGAAAACAAAGGAAAGCACAAATCTAGACTTGCTGACACACCACCCCTTCACAGATCTGCTAAAACGCCCACCAAGGATGCCACTGCAATTGCTACCCCCAAATCCACACCCTTGCCAAACAACCCCAAAGACTCAACAAAAAAGCCCTCCAGAGTTAGGAACACAAGTGTTTCACCTTCTCCTTCAAAACAAGAACCTAATGAAACCTCAACGCCCGCCTCCACCAAAAGAAAAACCCAAGATGATGCTCTGACTGCCTCTACACCGTCCAAGAAGCAGAAAAGGCTCCTGCATGCGAAGAGCTACATTGCACTCTTCAATATAGGAGAAGAATCTGGTACATGATGCCATGCCATTTCATTGAATTAATGGTTTTTTTGCACGATGGGTATTTTTTTGAAGTCTCGCTAATCCAGCTCATTACTTACTTTCTCTGTTGCAAACATTCCACTTGTCAGATTGCTTTAAAATGCTCAATATTATTACTTAAAAAGAACTGCACCCTTTTAGTCTTCTTTATTGTTGAGCGCAATGTCTTGAAGCATCCTTAGTGCGCTGAGCCTTCTAAAACCCAACCGATATCATAGTACTCCATGCATATCACTCTTGCTTAATCATCCTTCCATTGTCATAATGTCATTCCAAGAGGGCTTATAGCTTCTTAGCGATCAGATTTTGGCATAGCAATTTCAGGATGATGATTTCTACCACCTCTGTTCCCCTGGATGCTGATGCTTAGTTTTCATCCAAATACTAAAGACTGCTATCTGTAAATTTTGTAATGCAGTGCTTGCTACCCTCAGGGAGGATGAGGAAAAAGCTTCTGAGGTGCAACCGGAAGGAGATGGTGCTGTTTTGGTGCATGAAGAAAGTAATGCACCGGAACAACCCAACCAGGAAGCTTCAAATGTTGTTGCTAGTGAGGTCTTGGGAGGTCACTCTTCTGACTTGCATGAAATTGAGGTGATATTGGAGGGAGATGGATTGAAGATTGGATCCCATCAGTCTGATGTTGTTTTAGAGGTTGGAGCTGCCACCCCTTTTCTAAAATCTGAGATTCAAACAAGTCAGCTCTGTATTTATGCTGCTGATGGAATCAGTGCAGTAAGCAGCAGTTGGGTATATACTACCGACAAAATCAACGCGCTAAGCATTTTGGAAAGTAGTGATGTTGCCTTCTTTTATCCGTTATTGGTATTAACTCTTAAGTAGCGTGAAAGAATTACATACATCTCTAAGGAATACGCTCTTTGTTCAAACCTGCAAATGTTATACTGCTTCTGGTGCTACGTACCTTAATGGACGAAGTATCCGTCATGCACTTGTTTATCAGTTGCTTCTTATGTCCGCTAGCTTTTTATGACATCCTAGTAGGGTAACACCTCGGAATGTTATGTCTGATATATTTATAGAAGTCTTGGTTCTTTTCTGTTATTATCTGTTAATGCGTATTGGAGACTTGAAGCGATGTTGCAATTTTTTGTACAGCGTTGCATTCTTACTGAGACGCGCTCACTAAATAAGGCAGTGGAAAGCATCCCCATGTTGGAAACTGGAGAGCAAGCTACTGGTGGTTCAAAGTATTTCACTATCCGTTGCATATTATTTATGCCATTAGCTATATAGATTCTGTTTGATGTTGCTAAGCATGGATTTGGTATGTCAGCTGATTCTGTAGTCACTTCTGTATTGCAGCCAGAAACCTCTACTAGAATTGCCAAATAGCGCTTGCTCTACTGCTCATCATGAAGAGGTAATAATCAAATGAGGCTTCCATGATTTTCATGCAGCATATGCGTTTTTCATGTTTTATTTAGTGTGATATAAGTAACCATGTGCTTGCAGTTAATGTTTCTTTTATCCTCCTCCAGGCCAGCAAGTCGGTGGAAGATGGTAATTCTATTGGGATTCAAGGTGCATGCACTTCAAGGAATACTGAAGCTATCCAATGTGATGAAACATGGTATGATGACAACATTTGTGTTGTTTGCAGAAGTAGGGAAATCTCAGATATCCTGAAGTAAGTTACTCTGCAGTCTAATTAAGTTATCTCTTTTTGATGGGAACATATCTTGTGCTCAAAGGGGTACTGTGCTCATGTGCACATTTTAAATTTGGGACTTTCATCTTGAATCTAACAGCAGCACCACTTTTATGAAAATCCCCTCCCACCATGGGAGCGAGGTGAAAGGGTTTCTTTATAAAATTGCTGCTGCTGTGAGATGCAAGATGAATGTCCTAGATTTAAAATGTGCATGTGAGCACAGCAACTCTTTGAGCACCGGATACGTCGCCCTTTTTGATCCATGTTATTTTCTTAATACCGAAATCACACAAATATGAACCTATAGAATCGAAAGATGGAACATGATCATGCTAAAACTAAGCAGCTTCTGTGATAGACCCCCCTTCTACCAGTTGACTTGATCACAGTTGCAATCTTGTTTATTCTTTACGCAGGCAAATGGTACTCCGCATTGTTTCAGTTATCTGTGTTTCACTAGCACTATCTGGTTATTTTACTCCCATCATTGGCTGACATTATAAGCGATAAAACATGCTCTAGTCACTATGCCCGTCCATCATATTTATCTGTTCATTCCAGATGTCATGCCTTTCATAATATACTGTTGAAAATACTGTGCATATAAAATCAGAAGTGTTAAAAGTTCGTGTTAGAATACAAGTGAGTTGCCCACCTCTCTCTATCAGCTAAAGCTTTTGAGTTGAAATGGTTGGTGTATGCAACTCaatgtggtatcaaagccagaggTCTCAAATTTATATCCTGATTAGCgcaattaaataaaaataatcgtTATTAGTTCATATTCCACATTTGAGGTATGAGAGGCTTGATGTGAGGGGGAGTGTTAGAATACAAGTGAATTGCCCACTTCTCTTTACTAGTTTAAGCTTTTAGGTTGAAATGGTTGGTGCATGCAATTCAATAGTTTGATTACCAGATTTAAAACTATATATGAATAAGTGTTATTTGTCTTCAAAGTATGACTTTGACAACAAAACTTTTGTTGTATATTTTTGGACATGATGCAATTTGTGTTATGGATGTGTTTTTTTTTTTGAATCACATTTGTTCATTTTCATGTGATAGATTCAAAATGATAAAGACGCCTTTAGTCAAACTTAAAATGGTTTGATGCCTTGATGGATCTTGCAGTGGTACTTATTTGTAACTGTATGGAGTGAAGTTGTAGGTTATTACTGTCCTGAATTCTGGGAGACTACGTAGCTAGGTTTAGAGATATTGTAGGCTAAAGTTTGAGTTTGATAATTATAATATTCAGATTTATGATGATAGAATGTAGGAAAAAGTAAATGTAGGCGAACCTAACAAATCCAGAAACAAGTGGTACAAAAGAATGCAGTAAAGCTTTCCTAAAATTGCCTACTTCTTGCTACAACAATTTTAGAATAAATACATTCTCAAACGAGTGATATGATTCATGGGTGAACAGTGAACTCTGTTTCAAGGTTATTGAACAGTTTTTAGGTGACTGAAAGATTCGATATCAGGTGAAAGATAAACATGTGTTTTTTTATCTCCCATTTCGGTTGTGCTTCTAGAATTTAACACCTTATAGTCTTTGTGGTTGATGCATCTTTCAAACATGTTTTGTGGAACAGTTCATCTCTAATACCATGCTGTAAATGTGAAAATTGTGTTCCATGGTTCATACTTGATTTGCAGGGATCTTAATAAAACTAAACcccttaatataatgatacacagAAAAAAATAATATGAAGCTCTCCCCTGTCttcgaaaagaaaaaaaaactaacCCCATTTTTTAATTTGGTAATAGGTCTTGTGGTGGAAAAGGATGTAAACGACATTACCATCTTTCGTGTATGGATCCTTCCTTGGACGTGTCCCTAGGAATATGGCTTTGCATAATGTGTATGAAAAAGAGGATTCAGTTTGGTGTATATTCAGTCAGCGAGGGAATTGAATCTTTATGGGATGTCAAGGAAGGTAATTATATCTTATAAAGCGTATGCCAGTTTTTCTTTGATTGTTATCATTCATTTATTAATTCTATCGCCTCTCCATTTTAGGAGTGGTGAACAGCAAGCAATATTTCGTTAAGTATAAAAATCTTGCTCATGTACATAACCAGTGGGTTTCAGAAAGTGATATAGTTGATAGCACCCCGCAAGGTTCTGATCTTATCTCCAAAGTTAGCAAGAAGATTCATAAAGAAAAGGTGATTACTCGTGTGATGAATTCCATTGCTTATCTTTTTCACAGGATTTTAGGCTCTGCAAAAGTATGCATGCTGATGGATTCTTTTCTGATTTTGATTTCTTAGACAATAAGGTGGAAGCAGGAATGGGCTGAACCACACCGTCTGTTGAAGAGaagattgcttatgcctcaaaaaGAAGCCGAAGTTTTTTTTAATTCACTAGGTGATAAATTTGTATACTGTAATGTCGAGTGGCTAGTGAAATGGAAGGATCTGGGCTATGAACATGCTACATGGGAACTCGAGTCCTCATCCTTTTTATGTACTCCTGAGGCCGAGGAGCTTAAAAGGAGCTATGAGGACCGCTTTAAAACTGCAAGAAAAGCATCTGATCCTTCAAAAGTAGACAAGGTATGCTATAGAAAACATTTATTTGTATTAACTGGCACACTGCAACTTCATTTGAGAAGAAAGTGATTATAATCTGTGCATTTTCATCATCTAGGGTATATGCTCATCCCTTTGCTAGTCCACAACAATCAACAAGCTCTATTAGTTCCAAGCAAGTTTGTATTTTTCTGCAATTGTCTGTCAGTCTGTCACATTGCTTTGCTAAGCTGCCACACAAATAATGAGCTCTATTAGTTCCAAACAGTCCTTAGATTGCTTAAAGAGTTCACATTTCACAATTTTCAGTGATGCTAAACTATCTATGTGCTATACAGGCTAAGGGGGGGATATTTCAGCAACTCGAGAGACTGCCAGATGGTTGCCCTCCTGGTTTAGACGATGACCATTTGAGATCACTTAACCAGCTTCGTGAGTTCTGGCACAATTCTTGTGGTGCTATTTTCATCGATGATCAGGTAGAATAGAACTATCTAAATATTTAGCCATCATGCATGAAAAAGGTATATGGATTTGTTTTATTGGCACCTTCCACTTAAGTTCTTGGATTCTGTAGATTTAGTTGTGCTTCCAGTTTTTGCTTGTCTTTTTATCAGTTGAGGTCTATGGTTACTGTCATGACAACTCTGCTGGCGCCCTTGTATTTTGGCAGATTTTAATCGACTATGGCTGAAGCTTTGATTATTACATCAGTGTATTTTACATGTTTAACTAATTAACTTATCTATTGTACAGGAGCGAGTAATTAAGACCATTCTTTTTGTGGCATCCATACTGCCTCACATCTGTCAACCACTCCTCATTGTGTCTACTACTACTACTCTCTCCTTGTGGGAGACTAAATTCAATCGCTTGGCAGCATCCATCAATGTTGTTGTGTACAATGGAGAGAAAGATGTACGCAAATCAATACAAGATCTGGAGTTTTATCAGGATGGTTCTGTGATGTTGCAAGTTCTCTTGTCCCACCCTGATGCCATCTTAGAGGTACTATTATTCTCTTGGACTCAGCTTGTCTAAGTTTATCCAATAAAAGAGCACCATTGCTTGCTTTAGATGCATTTTGCATTACTGTTATGAAACCATGAAGTTTACTTATCAAGTAATATGTACCCTTTTGCTTCCTGTTTGTTTCCATAATTACACAGGACATCGAAGTGATTGAACGAATTAACTGGGAAGCAGTTATAGTCGATGATTGCCAAAACTCTAGAGTTTCAAAATGGCTTGAACAACTTAGGAGACTTCCTACCAATTTTAGGATGGTTCTATTGAGTTCCTCACTAAAGGTGCTACCACCATCCTTATATATAATTCTTTTTGTACTGCAAGTGGGTCATATTTGGGTCATATTTTCTTATTTTATCTTCCAGGAAAGTATTGCTGAGCACATCAGTCTGCTGTCTTTTCTCAACCCTGAAGAAAATGGTACATTGAGTGTTTCAAATGGTGTTTCTTTTGATACAGCTGGCACTCTAGTTGTTCTGAAAGAAAAACTTGCACGTTATGTTGCCTTTGAGCGGAAGACAGATTCATCAAAGCTTTTAGAGTATTGGGTTCCTGCCCGCCTTTCACCAGTGCAACTAGAGATGTACTGTTACATATTACTATCAAACTCCCCAGCCCTTAGATCACATTCTAAAACAGATAGTGTTGGTGCTCTTCGCAACATTCTTATATCTCTTCGGAAGGTTTGCTTTTAAAACTTCTTTGCATGCAATGACTTGTTTTGACGTAGCAATTTAGCTGGACGAGATGGAACCTGCATGTACAATTACTTATCATGCATGTCTACAGACAATTCTATTGATCTTCAGTTAATCCTTATGCAACAGTGTTGTGATCACCCTTATCTTGTTGATCAATCGCTGCAAAGCACACTTACCAAGGATCACCCTGTAACTGATATCCTTGATATTGGAGTGCGTTCATGTGGCAAGTTGCTGCTTCTTGACAGAATGCTCCAACAGATCAGGATTCAAGGTCTTAGAGTTCTTATTCTTTCGCAGGTGAGATGTCCATGGTATCATGCTTCCAATATATTTTTACTTACAATCTGTGCATGTTGATTACCTTAAGGCCATTCCACTACTTCTGTTTCAAAATTGTATCATTTTAATTTTGCCATAAGTCAAACttctttaactctgactgagtttaTCATAGTGCATTTATTTGGTATTGTAGATGCTAATATGTTTTTATATGAACTTTGTCAAAGTTAGTTAAGTTAAATTTATAAAAAAACTAAAATGACCTGCACTTTGGAATGGACAGAGCACTACCTAAGCCTGAAATTTTGGTAATCACTGATTTTTAATTGTTTTCCTACCTTATGCCTTCCCGACTTCCTGTGCAGTTCCTTTCAATTTTCCAAGTTTGTTAGTCTTCTGAGAAGGTATCTAACTTATGCACACTTGGCATTTAAATTTATTGTCAAATAAGTAAGTGATACTGCTTAGTTATCTAACTTGCCTCAGTTACAAAATTAAGAATAACAGAAAAGATGTAGTTGATTTTCTGTTCAAATTTCTAACATGCATCTGTTTTTTTGAAGTAGATGTCCACAATGATTATTTTACTCATCTGTTTTGAATAGCTCTGATTTGTTATTTTGACACTAGAGTACTTTTGCTTATGCTGTTGCTGTATTATCTAATTATTGTATTAACAATGTTTTTTTTGTCCAACCTCATTCAACTTTTTTTTTGTGGTAGTCTGGTGGTGAATCTGGCAAGCCTATGGGTGACATTTTGGATGACTTTGTTCGTCAGAGATTTGGTTATGAGTCATATGAACGTGTTGAACGTGGATTGCTACTGCAAAAGAAACAGACAGCAATGAATATGTTCAATGACAAAACTAAGGGGCGATTTatttttttaattgatagtcGTGCATGTGGTCCAAGCATCAAACTATCATCTGTTGATGCCATCATCATATATTGTAGTGACTGGAATCCCATGAATGACTTGAGAGCCCTTCAGAGGGTCAGCATGGAGTCACAGTCTGAACCTGTGCCTATTTTTCGTTTGTACTCGTCTTTTACAGTGGAGGAAAAAGCTCTTATTCTTGCAAAGCATGACCATATTTTGGATAGTAATATTGTGAATATAACCCCTAGCCTGAGCCATTGTCTGCTCAGTTGGGGCGCATCATTTCTCTTCAATAGACTTGAGGAGTTGCAGCAACATAGCTACTCAAATGTCTCTGGTGATGAGCTTTTCATGGATAATGTAGATTTGGAGTTTTTGACAAAATTACTCAGCAAGGTTGAACTCAGAACTGAATCAGGCAATACAGCCATATCACAAGCTTATCTGTGTGGATCTTTCTATTCTAGGGCTATTGTTGTAGCGGGTGAGAGGGAGGGAATTCCATCAGTTGATGGTGACCTGCCAAAGTTCTGGGCCTACTGGTTAAGTTTACTTAATGGGAGGTCTCCTCAGTGGCAGTATATATCTGAGCCAGTACAAAGAAGCCGTAGAAAGATAAATAACATGGAACAACAATTGAAAAACACAGACAAACAGTTGAAAATAACTACTGAAGAAACTGATGAAGCCAGAGTAAAGCGTAGAAGAATTGGTGAAATCATGGATTCATCTGCAATAGACTCACCTGGCAAAAACAAGGACACCATATTGCCAGGAAACAATACCCCACCTAGTTCTCATCAAATATCAGTTGAAGATACATGGCAGGAACTAGGTATTACATCTGTAACTGAATTGATGTGTTTTAGTTTATATGTGGATACTGCATTTTGCTAACACAGTTCATTATGTAGAGCGAAGCAATCTTCATGCCACACAAAAAGGTCTACACGTTCAACTCAAGCCAGAGATTTCGAAGTTATATAAGTTGCTGCAACTGCCGGTACTGCTACACATATTTAACTCTATTGCCCCCTCCATGACTTCATGTTCTCTTTTTATTTTTTAATCCTGTGTAAAATCATTTATTAAATTCTCATAAGGTATAAGATAGAATTTGGCACTCTTAGGCTTTTGATGGTTAATATATCTCAGCTTGGAGCCTCGAACCATGTGTGAAATGTGTATTTTCCCTAGTCATTTGTCAAGTTGGTTCTTGATAAATATTGCTTTTAAAAATGAGAAAGTTGACTCATAATTTATTATCTTATTAGTGTATCATCTGGAATCTATTAATATTTAACAGTTGCCACTAGCTAGTTTATATTAAGCAATATGCACATGTGATTATATTCTCAATTGTCATCTTTAATCCATAATGTTTGCaatggtttttaaagcggtaaggcgagacaaggcgttggaccaccgcctggacgcctaggcgaggtaggcaggcaaggcgcctaggcgttggacctccgcctggacgcctaggcgacgccttaagaacagTGATGTTTGCTGGTTTCTACCAGCTACTTTATTTTGAGTATATTGTTCTTTCAGCTTCAGGGGTCATGGCCAGTGCTTGCCATCTCCATGTGTGTGTGCTGGCATGAAACTGATATT
It encodes:
- the LOC103638205 gene encoding uncharacterized protein isoform X1, translating into MANTRSGGGGDAPPPPSSPPAAASATATRKLADGRETRNTAAASAHTPNLRRSTRENKGKHKSRLADTPPLHRSAKTPTKDATAIATPKSTPLPNNPKDSTKKPSRVRNTSVSPSPSKQEPNETSTPASTKRKTQDDALTASTPSKKQKRLLHAKSYIALFNIGEESVLATLREDEEKASEVQPEGDGAVLVHEESNAPEQPNQEASNVVASEVLGGHSSDLHEIEVILEGDGLKIGSHQSDVVLERCILTETRSLNKAVESIPMLETGEQATGGSNQKPLLELPNSACSTAHHEEASKSVEDGNSIGIQGACTSRNTEAIQCDETWYDDNICVVCRSREISDILKSCGGKGCKRHYHLSCMDPSLDVSLGIWLCIMCMKKRIQFGVYSVSEGIESLWDVKEGVVNSKQYFVKYKNLAHVHNQWVSESDIVDSTPQGSDLISKVSKKIHKEKTIRWKQEWAEPHRLLKRRLLMPQKEAEVFFNSLGDKFVYCNVEWLVKWKDLGYEHATWELESSSFLCTPEAEELKRSYEDRFKTARKASDPSKVDKAKGGIFQQLERLPDGCPPGLDDDHLRSLNQLREFWHNSCGAIFIDDQERVIKTILFVASILPHICQPLLIVSTTTTLSLWETKFNRLAASINVVVYNGEKDVRKSIQDLEFYQDGSVMLQVLLSHPDAILEDIEVIERINWEAVIVDDCQNSRVSKWLEQLRRLPTNFRMVLLSSSLKESIAEHISLLSFLNPEENGTLSVSNGVSFDTAGTLVVLKEKLARYVAFERKTDSSKLLEYWVPARLSPVQLEMYCYILLSNSPALRSHSKTDSVGALRNILISLRKLILMQQCCDHPYLVDQSLQSTLTKDHPVTDILDIGVRSCGKLLLLDRMLQQIRIQGLRVLILSQSGGESGKPMGDILDDFVRQRFGYESYERVERGLLLQKKQTAMNMFNDKTKGRFIFLIDSRACGPSIKLSSVDAIIIYCSDWNPMNDLRALQRVSMESQSEPVPIFRLYSSFTVEEKALILAKHDHILDSNIVNITPSLSHCLLSWGASFLFNRLEELQQHSYSNVSGDELFMDNVDLEFLTKLLSKVELRTESGNTAISQAYLCGSFYSRAIVVAGEREGIPSVDGDLPKFWAYWLSLLNGRSPQWQYISEPVQRSRRKINNMEQQLKNTDKQLKITTEETDEARVKRRRIGEIMDSSAIDSPGKNKDTILPGNNTPPSSHQISVEDTWQELERSNLHATQKGLHVQLKPEISKLYKLLQLPEKVKSLCEEFLEYILKNHQISQEPKGILHAFNLALCWRAASLSKHKINHTESLALAVKNLNYECKEELVDFVYGKLKILKKKFARRAGEVSKQNYMVSVSDISTCEQVTSVRLRNDELVPSQVTLTDGNFENGSHHEATGDFWTEEMVSGEKELLPDPVTHEGEHLLRDELLSKIMDKRIKLVDKVFSLRGRSIYDKHSNQVSFLDMHRQKVVDKLRRACSLVVEHLRSSQNHIAQEDRDGKIKLIIEWFTMLLYAFLEHMKCQRNRLDMQQSASRIKESQLKEETLQAARCGQLDQNFDQHIPSPDFEFAMEEFRHFREVVGSCYVDPAALVPESLDDNSAMEIMLVQSATDAEVIEEVLNRPTEVLVQGPASEVVGPSVDVICNCSDGINSQRDASLAVHSLEPSSDDLRSTDHVEENTVGSQIQGGTSKHLGDAAMEVETGNRNTALADSPHFDKPALTAPSRQATLLVSRETEMLSNLVDQCAQQSLVSAQPLQDESEQADLSSAASTQPLQSERQQLISVSNNLLERAQLDQSQPNYQTDAAPGCAQSTELFPVTSMMFNHAPIDSEPLKNELHKLRLHMDTLNKVHEMKKTQLQTACSQELEKVKRKYDLLIKEHDSTHLQQKKALGDFYEKVQRNQSLAEDFRAKFISLSAAQGAAKGHTPPVRHTPQATQVVSSTSSIALSSACRPPVPRPRVQAPQVDQPLLSLSQFSRPSLQVVQPPNLELGNLFRATSTTLSHMPPQRGSYGVQSELAPRSPAPHLQFRSPRAHSMAPGNQQQSPAISVDAMSSRTQPVLAASTSPSDIHVGPLAASALSSLHSVLPSTSLPSSLHPSHLAQRVPPTPNPTLQAGAPKGSNATMPSIPTGMQLPDSGSLSLDAWLTANLGLNDASTAPAKDTASLGLSSDAPRAAPDTNTASLGLSSDVPRGTAPATNTASLGLSSDVPRGTTPATTTTSLGLISDSPRVIAPASSNSPGAIASATNGGSEIDVVCLSDDE